ATCCGGCGGCCGCCACCAGCGACATCGCGGACAGATGCCACAGGTAGAGGGTCATGATCACGCCGGAGACGGTCACCACCGCGTGCCAGGCCCGAACCCGGGCGGTGAGGCGGCGCACCGTCGGTTGGGTGCCGAGGATGATGCCCAACTGGATAATTCCCAACAGCGCAATCGCGAACGTTGGTGGGGTCATGTTGGTTACCCCGGCGCCGGGCACCCCGACCATCGCCACTGGATACCAGCCGATCCAGGTGACGGCGATCAGTACCGCCAGCACTCCCCCGGCCAGCGTCCAACCGGCGCGGGCCGGCACTCCCCCGGCCTCGTCCCTGTCAGCCCACCAATAGCCGATCTGGTGGACGGTCGCCCACACGAACAGGAAGTTGAACCAGGCAACCCCGGGAACGTCGAAGGCGAACCGGGCGACGTCGACGGCGATGGCGGTCGCCGCCGGGAAGAGGACGGTGGCCGGACCGAAGCGGCGCCACCAGGCGTGGGTGAGAGGCGCCATGGCGGTGAGGCTGATGTACACGGCCAGGAACCACAGCGGCACGGTGGCAGACATGGCCCCGGCGTAGACCACCTCGGGTGGGACGAAGGTGCGCATGACCATGATCAGCGCCACCCAGATCACCAGCAGCGGGATGACGGGGGTGAACAGCCGCCGGGCCCTGGCTGTGATCCAGTCCCGGCGCAGCTCCTCACCGGCGACCACCTTCCGCAGTCCCCGGGCGTTGGCGTATCCGCCGGCCAGGAAGAAGATCGGCATGACCTGAACCACCCAGGTGACCCAGCCGGAGTATGGGATCCATTCCAGGGAGTTGAGGAGGGCGATCTCATCATTGGGTTGCAACCAGATCGACGCCGCCAGCCAGTGGCCGAACATGACTACCAGAATGGCCAGCGCCCGCCAGAAATCGACGGTCCGGTTCCGGCTCGCCGGGGTCTCGGCCGCCAGCCGGGCCGTGTAGGCGAGGTACTTCTTCATTGCCGGCGTCCCTCCTTGGTTGGCCCCATTATCGGACCCCAAAGACCCGCAACTGAGTATCGTTGGGCGATCAGCTGAAGGGGAACCAGAACATGTGCGTTGACGCAGACGCCTCACCTCCAATTCGCCCGGTTTCGGGAGCATCCGTCGACCATCGGGAACTCATCCTCGGCGCCGCCGACGGCAACCAGTTCGCCGCTTTCGAGGCGTACGCCGCTGAACCCGGCGAGGTAGCGGTGATCGTCTTGCCAGACGTCCGCGGCCTGTTCGGCTTCTATCAAGAGCTGGCCGAGCGGTTCGCCGAGGTGGGATACGACGCCATCGCCATCGACTATTTCGGGCGGACCGCCGGGATCGGAGTGCGCGATGAGGAATTCGAGTACATGGAGCACATTCCCCGTACGACTGCCGACGGCGTGAAGAACGATGTGGCGGCGGCGGTAGCTCACCTGCGGGCAGACCACCCCGATAGGAAACTGTTCACGGTCGGGTTCTGCTTCGGTGGTTCGAACTCCTGGTACCAGGCGGCCAACGGTCACGGATTGGCAGGAGTCGTCGGTTTCTACGGAAAACCCGATCGAGAGCTGCCGCTCGGGGCAGGGACCGTGATCGACCGGGTGCCCGACATGGATTGCCCGGTGCTCGGCCTGATGGGTGGGGACGATCCCGGAATCCCACCCGATTCGATCGCTGCCTTCGAAGAAGCCCTGACCGCCTCGGGCATCCAACACGAACTGATCACCTATCCGGGGGCGCCGCACTCGTTCTTCGACCGGAAACAAGAGCAGTTCGCCTCCGAGTCGGCCGACGCCTGGCAACGGGTGCTCGACTTCATCGGGACCAACTCGCGATGAGTTAGTCCGGACTCGTTGAGCTAGCGCCTCGAGCGGGCACCGATCAACGATCGTTCGCGTATCGCACGATCCGACCGCTAATCAGGTATCCATCAGGTTCTCGTCCGGCTCCGCCCCTGGAAGACCCAGATGAGCGCGATCACCCACAAGCCGACCCCGCCGGCCAGCATCCCGTATCCCCAGCCTTCCGCGATGTCGCCGACTCGCCAGCTCCAGTCGCCGATTCCCAGGTACTGATCGGCTCCGGCATACAAGATGAACAGGCCCAGGAAGATCGCAATCGCACCGAAGATCGCCAGGAGCTGTTTGACGATCCTCTGCCAGCCGGTGCCTGGAGGCGTCGCGGCCGCACGATCTGCCTGGTCGGGTGTCGAGTCATACTTCGTGGCCATTTGGACCTCCTTTCACCCCCATTAGACGGCGGATCACTCCGGGAGTCGAGAGTCAATTGTCCGAATCCCCTCGTAGGCGGTCGCCTCTCGACCCGGCTTGTAGCGAACAGAGCCATTCGCCTCTTAACCGTCGCAACTCGAGGACGGAGAATGACGTTAAAAGGGGTGAGATCTCATGCGACGCACTCTGGTCGTTGTTGTTTGTTGGTCCCTAATGCTGGCCGCCTGTGGCACATCCGCAGAGGACTCCGTGGTCTCCACGACGGCCCCGACCGCCGTAACCACGACCACGACGCGAGTCACGGTCCCCCCGCCCACCTCAACAACGGCTCCCGCCATCACTTCTACGAGCACCACGACGACTTCGATTCCACCGGAGGCGGCGGCGGGGCCCAACTACATCGTCACAGGACGGGAAGGAGTGTTCCGGGTGATCGCCGGTGCCGCGACGCTGGTTCTGAACCAGCCGGATGTGATGTGGGCGGCAGACGACGGTATGGGTGGCATCGTGTTCTATGCCAGGCCCGGCGTTGTTGAGCATCTCCGGGCCGACACCGGTACCAGTGCCGTGATCGCCGAGGATGCATCCCCCAACTACATGGCCCTCGTTGGAGGGCAGCCCGCGGTGGAAATCAGTCATATGACCTTCGATGACTGCGACGACGCCGACTCATGGCATGCGATGTTGATCGACTTGCCCACCGGAGAGGAACGGATGCTGATCCCTTGCATTCCCCTGGAGTCGACCGGTGTGCACCCGCTCTCGATCGGGGGGAATCTCACGGTGTCGGTTGCGGGAGGCGGATGGCCGGACGAGGCACCCGTATCGCACCGGCTGATTCTCCGCAGCCTCGACATGCCCGAATCGATCACATTCGTCACCGAGTGGGATCTGGACGCGGAACGTCTGCTGGAAGGCCTGGCCGTTGACCTGTCATCTAACCCATGGCCGGAGCCGACACCCTGGTGTGTGCTGACGCCCGTCCTCTCGCCGGATGGCTTGGCGTTAGCGCTCTCAGAATTCGTCCCCCAACCCGACGACCTGGACGCGGCCGACTGGGCCGAGTTCAACGCGCTCGACATCACCGAACAATGGAGCAGGTGGGAAGCGGCCCTGAGGTTGGGAAACATTCGAGTTCGGATCATCGATCTCGACACAGGCGAGATCCTCTTCTCGACCACCCGGCCCGGTTGGGGGCAGGTCGTCGACTTCGACGGCCGCTACGTCGTCTACGAGACCAGCCAGATGGACGATGGCGGTGAGTACTCGCGATCGGTTGAGCTGATCGACAGTCACACAGGTGACGAGATCCCGATCAACTGGGCGGGCAACGAACCTGCGTCGAGCACTATTCGCTTGTTCCTGCCCACTGCGCCACACGGGGAGGTCAGCCTGCGCGGCGACGGACTCGGGATCGTCGGCTTCGGCGATCCATACGATCGGGTATTGGCAACACTCGAACAGATCTTGGGGCCGCCAACCGAAATCATCGAGGGCCCCGACGCCATCCAGGCAAGCGATGACTCATTCCACTACGGCGGGCCCGACATGACCGAAGTCCTGGCTGTATGGCGTCCCATCGGTTTGTTCGTCGCCTTCAGTCCCTATCCGTTCTATAGAGACGACGGAGTCATGCACTTCTCGGGTTGGGCTTCGATTCCGTCGTGGTCGAGCGTGATCGGGCCCTCGACCCCGGAAGGGATCGGCGTGGGATCGACCTACGCGGAGGCGAACGAGGCTTTCGGGGACCGTTTCGTAGCAAGCGACGACGAGTGTGGGCCATCCGCATATGTGACACCACTCGGCGAAGACGACGTCGCCTTTCGTATTGGCCTCGTGCTGGAGGTTCGATCGACCTGATCGCCCTCGACGAGCCCTACTACTACGCCGCTGTCTACGACGGCCCAAACGCCTGCGTCTGGCCGGCGGAAAAGGTGGCCGAAGAGGTGGCGCAGTATGTCGATCTGATGCGTTCTCGCTTCCCGGCGGTGATCGTCGGCGACACAGAACCGACCCCCGTGCCGGTCGAGACGGAGACCTATACGTCGTGGCTCGAGACGTTCCGCGAAGTCAACGGCTACGACCTCGGCTTCCTTCACCTCGACATGGACTGGGCCCGGACCGATTGGCCGGTCATGGTCGGCGAGCTCGTCGAATTCGGTCGGGACTTCGGAGTTCCGGTTGGAATGATCTACATCGGCAACGCCTCCGACCCCAGCGACGAGGTCAACGTGTCGGTGATGGGAGCCCGGGCGCTGCGGCTCGAAGACGAGTTCGGGGTCGATCCGGCCCACGTCCTGTTCCAGTCCTGGGTGGACCATCCGGATCGGGTCCTCCCCGAGTCCGAGCCCTACCGTTCACCTGGCTGGTTCGGACCTACTTCGAGGATCGGGACTTGC
The genomic region above belongs to Acidimicrobiia bacterium and contains:
- a CDS encoding dienelactone hydrolase family protein → MCVDADASPPIRPVSGASVDHRELILGAADGNQFAAFEAYAAEPGEVAVIVLPDVRGLFGFYQELAERFAEVGYDAIAIDYFGRTAGIGVRDEEFEYMEHIPRTTADGVKNDVAAAVAHLRADHPDRKLFTVGFCFGGSNSWYQAANGHGLAGVVGFYGKPDRELPLGAGTVIDRVPDMDCPVLGLMGGDDPGIPPDSIAAFEEALTASGIQHELITYPGAPHSFFDRKQEQFASESADAWQRVLDFIGTNSR
- a CDS encoding acyltransferase, producing MKKYLAYTARLAAETPASRNRTVDFWRALAILVVMFGHWLAASIWLQPNDEIALLNSLEWIPYSGWVTWVVQVMPIFFLAGGYANARGLRKVVAGEELRRDWITARARRLFTPVIPLLVIWVALIMVMRTFVPPEVVYAGAMSATVPLWFLAVYISLTAMAPLTHAWWRRFGPATVLFPAATAIAVDVARFAFDVPGVAWFNFLFVWATVHQIGYWWADRDEAGGVPARAGWTLAGGVLAVLIAVTWIGWYPVAMVGVPGAGVTNMTPPTFAIALLGIIQLGIILGTQPTVRRLTARVRAWHAVVTVSGVIMTLYLWHLSAMSLVAAAGLFTFEGALFKVEPGTGVWWATRPVWLAILAIVTLGLVALFARFEWRISDAPFPHNRPIVTIGVLLLAGSAAAVAQVGIATSEAVVRWSIPGAAIAGALMLGALPAQRKRR